GGTAATCACGACGGCGCTCCAGCGTTATAGCCGTTCTCATGTGGCTGACCTGACAACCAGCACGGTAACTATCCCCAATGAAGAACTTAAGGGTAAAATTATCGGCCGGGAAGGCAGAAATATCAGGGCTTTGGAGCGTTTAACCGGAGTTGAAGTGATTATTGACGAAACTCCCGAAAGCATCACCATCTCTTCTTTTGATCCATTGCGGCGTGAAATCGCCAAAATGGCTTTAGAGAAATTGATTCGCGACGGCCGCATTCAGCCGGTGAAAATTGAAGAAAAAGTTGAAGAAGCCAAACAGGAGCTTGACCAGCGCATCAAAGAAATCGGAGAAGCCGCGGCTTATGAGGTTGGCATTCTTGATTTGCCCAAAGAAATTATTTTCCTTTTGGGAAAACTTAATTATCGCACCAGTTACGGCCAGAATGTCTTGCTTCATTCCATTGAAATGACTTATTTGTCCGGAATGATGGCTTCGGAACTGGGCGTTAACGTAGAAGTAGCGAAGAAAGGAGCCCTGCTTCATGACATCGGCAAGGCCATTGACCACGAAGTTGAAGGCAGTCACGTGGAATTAGGCAGGAAAATTTTGAAAAAATACGGCATCAGCGAGGATGTAATCAAGGCGATGGAATCTCATCATGAGGATTATCCTTTCGCAACATCTGAATCTTACATCGTGGCCGCGGCCGATGTTCTTTCTACCGCGCGTCCGGGCGCCCGGCGCGACACTCTGGAAAATTATCTGCGGCGTCTTGAAGAATTGGAAAAATTAGTTTTAGGTTTTGAAGGCGTGAAAATGGCTTACGCGGTTTCCGGCGGCCGGGAAGTCAGGGTTTTCGTGGTTCCGGAAAAAATTGACGACTTCGGAGCTTTGCGTTTGGCGAAAGACATCGCCACCAAGATTCAATCAGAATTGCAATATCCCGGCGAGATTAAGATTAATGTTATCAGAGAAATCAGGGCGGTGGAGTACGCCAGATAGGATTCGGGCGATTTTTCCCAAAACCTTTTCCGCCAGCCATTTCCGTTCAGATAAATTATCCTCGCTCGTCCTTAGAAGTCAACGAAAAATATCGAACTCAACCTCATCCGCCAACTGGCGGATTCGGGATTCAAACAGCGATATTTTTCTACTTCTTTCGTCCTCGCTCAGTAATTTATGGCTTCACTTCAACAGGCTGGCTAAGAAAAGATTTTGTGGAAAAAATAACAGCAAACCAAACTTGTCTGAGAAAATATCCCGCAGGCGCTGAAAGCTTGGTTTCGCCGCAGGCGAATTTCAGCGCCGAGGGAAAAGAAATTCCGACCGCTGGAGTCGGAATATTCTGGTTTTCGAAGGCAAGTTTGGTTTGCTGGAATCCAAGGAGACCTTACTAAAACTTTGCAAACTTGTGTTTTTCTAGTATTATGCTATGCTTTTAAGGCCAAAGGTCGATAAGCATTACTAAAAAGCGAATAAATTCTATTATGAAAAAAGACGGATTAGTAGAAGCAGTAATGAGCGCGGCCGGCCTTGAGACCAAAAAACAATCCCAAGAGGTGGTTGATGCTCTTTTTGATACTATTGTTAAAACTTTAGCCAAAGGGGAAGAGGTGGCTATCACGGGATTTGGCGCTTTTCGCGTAGTCAAAAGAGCGGCTCGAATGGGAGTCAATCCTAAAACTGGCGAAAAAATTCAAATTGCCGCCTCAATTAAACCAAAATTCAAAGCTGGAAAAGTTTTTAAAGAAGCGGTTAAATAAATCCGTGAAATAACTAAAAACCCCTCCGATATAATGTCGGAAGGGTTTTTAGTTTTGTTTGAGTAGCTTCCTCACAAAGCTACTTATTATCAAAGGACGCTGAGCGTCCTCAAATGAGCAACTTTTTGACAAGATTACTCATTTCAATAAAAATCTGATAAGTTTCTTTAATTTTACTTAAAGAATTTCCTACCAGACCTTTGATTGACAAAAATTGGTCCTCAATTGAAATTGAGGGGGTGGAAGTGCTGTTAGTCGAGCTGGTATTCTCAATTGAAACGGATATTTCCGGAACAATTATTTTTTCGGTGGAAGAAGTGGTAATCGGAGTTGAAGCGCCGGTGAGCGTTGAGCTGGCGACGGAAAGTTTTTCTTCAATCAGCCAAAATCCGTCTTTAGCTTTTTGATAAAAATCCTTGGCTTCTTTGAGGGAATCGGCGGCCA
The bacterium genome window above contains:
- the rny gene encoding ribonuclease Y, producing the protein MTLTPLLAGGLVVVGLILGYLIRQFFALRQLDSTEVKLREQVKTAKSQAEEIISAAKDRAINLLEEAQQEDKNHKVQLDRVEERLLKKEDLLDQRGLDVDGREKNLGIGLEELKVAKTKIEELEKDAVGKLEKISGLSHQEAREQLLKNLENFHHDELVSVLQKFEKEKRDVVEKKSLEVITTALQRYSRSHVADLTTSTVTIPNEELKGKIIGREGRNIRALERLTGVEVIIDETPESITISSFDPLRREIAKMALEKLIRDGRIQPVKIEEKVEEAKQELDQRIKEIGEAAAYEVGILDLPKEIIFLLGKLNYRTSYGQNVLLHSIEMTYLSGMMASELGVNVEVAKKGALLHDIGKAIDHEVEGSHVELGRKILKKYGISEDVIKAMESHHEDYPFATSESYIVAAADVLSTARPGARRDTLENYLRRLEELEKLVLGFEGVKMAYAVSGGREVRVFVVPEKIDDFGALRLAKDIATKIQSELQYPGEIKINVIREIRAVEYAR
- a CDS encoding HU family DNA-binding protein, yielding MKKDGLVEAVMSAAGLETKKQSQEVVDALFDTIVKTLAKGEEVAITGFGAFRVVKRAARMGVNPKTGEKIQIAASIKPKFKAGKVFKEAVK